DNA sequence from the Cohnella herbarum genome:
GATCAAACAATCCATCGTCGGATCTCGGAGCGGGGATAGAGCTTCGGATACGGTACGAAAGGTTTCAATCGACCGAAAATTCCCGTCTTCCACTAAAGGCACGAACGATGGACAGGCTCGGCTCACGACTTCAATGCGCGATGAAAGGCGTTTAAGCGCCGTGTCGTACGCACCGCTTTTGATCGTCCCTTCCGTACCGATGACGCCGACCACCCCTGTCTTCGTCCGGCCGACCGCGGCGCGCGCTCCCGGATTGATGACTCCGACGACAGGCACGTTGACGCGATATCGAATGTCTTCCATAGCTACTGCCGTGGCCGTATTACAGGCAATGACGATCATCTTAGGTTGATACTGAATGAGATAATCCACGATCTCGCGGGTGAACGAGATGACCTCTTCCGCATCTCTGGGACCATAGGGCGTTCGCGCGGTGTCCCCGAAATAAAGTATTTTCTCAAAGGGAAGCTGACGCATCACTTCTTTGACGACGGTCAGTCCCCCTACGCCGGAATCAAGGACTGCGATCGCTTGCTGCACGGAAACACCGC
Encoded proteins:
- the racE gene encoding glutamate racemase; translation: MQQAIAVLDSGVGGLTVVKEVMRQLPFEKILYFGDTARTPYGPRDAEEVISFTREIVDYLIQYQPKMIVIACNTATAVAMEDIRYRVNVPVVGVINPGARAAVGRTKTGVVGVIGTEGTIKSGAYDTALKRLSSRIEVVSRACPSFVPLVEDGNFRSIETFRTVSEALSPLRDPTMDCLILGCTHYPFLADCISEAMGSEVVLINSAEETARDISTILQENNEMSDVEEVPVHQFFCSGDPRKFQDIAQAWLGEQIRLTPVVWQVPHIGA